One Streptomyces sp. NBC_00223 genomic window carries:
- a CDS encoding alpha/beta fold hydrolase yields the protein MTAKIPRSTRSRRTAIAVGVVAALTGILAGCGHSGTTASHSAASTPATTTAVSTPATTTTGAAPAAGTGTDPTLHMITNEGHRLAFHVTPGHRPAIVLDAGGGLDSSYWKDIVPVLAKKTGSEIITYDREGMGASDTVPGPWKVRNAVSDLETGLTELGATRDVILVAHSEAGEIATYLTSRHPGQFAGAVLVDAALPQFSTDTEIARVAAATQAQVDALKGHPVTKADRQLLAVAPNYTQDQHAYHRMTWPTGVPATVIVSEETPFPTSAPDAKAWRTAQAEFAEAAPNRHLVTAAHSSHDIPVDRPDLVEAQIEAMANTVG from the coding sequence ATGACCGCAAAGATCCCGCGCTCGACCAGAAGCCGGCGCACGGCCATCGCAGTGGGCGTGGTCGCGGCCCTCACCGGGATCCTCGCCGGCTGCGGGCACTCCGGCACCACCGCGTCGCACTCCGCCGCGAGCACCCCGGCCACGACGACCGCCGTGAGCACCCCGGCCACGACGACGACCGGCGCCGCCCCGGCCGCCGGCACCGGCACCGACCCGACGCTGCACATGATCACCAACGAAGGACACCGACTGGCCTTCCACGTCACCCCCGGTCACCGGCCAGCGATCGTCCTGGACGCCGGTGGCGGCCTCGACTCCTCCTACTGGAAGGACATCGTCCCGGTCCTGGCGAAGAAGACCGGATCGGAGATCATCACCTACGACCGAGAGGGAATGGGCGCCAGCGACACGGTTCCCGGCCCGTGGAAGGTGCGGAACGCCGTCTCGGACCTGGAGACCGGACTCACCGAGCTCGGAGCCACCCGCGACGTGATCCTGGTGGCCCACTCCGAAGCCGGCGAGATCGCCACCTACCTCACCAGCCGGCACCCCGGCCAGTTCGCCGGAGCCGTCCTCGTCGACGCCGCACTGCCGCAGTTCAGCACCGACACCGAGATCGCCCGCGTGGCCGCGGCCACGCAGGCCCAGGTCGACGCGCTGAAGGGCCACCCCGTCACGAAGGCGGACCGCCAACTGCTGGCCGTCGCCCCCAACTACACGCAGGACCAGCACGCCTACCACCGCATGACGTGGCCGACCGGCGTCCCCGCCACCGTCATCGTCTCCGAGGAGACCCCGTTCCCGACCTCGGCGCCCGACGCCAAGGCATGGCGCACTGCCCAGGCCGAGTTCGCCGAGGCAGCGCCTAACCGGCACCTCGTCACGGCCGCCCACAGCTCCCACGACATCCCCGTCGACCGCCCCGACCTCGTCGAGGCGCAGATCGAAGCCATGGCGAACACCGTCGGCTGA
- a CDS encoding MMPL family transporter, whose protein sequence is MGIAAATTVLFTLLATVTLLPAMLGVFGTRLISRRQRRRPAATGPRAAHAGSGFWGRWAGRVGRHKAAFSVVALLVVAVLSVPTLSLRLGSADAGNDPAGTTTRTAYDTLADGFGPGSNGPLVLVAPLHGPADATAFDTLAATIRHTPGVASVQTAPITAATRLGVLDVVPTSAPQDRATSSLIRSRPRRWGPVTSRGWRSVRIRGGCRS, encoded by the coding sequence ATCGGCATCGCCGCCGCCACGACCGTCCTGTTCACCCTCCTCGCCACGGTCACCCTGCTCCCGGCCATGCTCGGAGTCTTCGGCACCCGCCTGATCAGTCGCCGTCAACGCCGACGGCCGGCCGCCACCGGCCCGCGGGCCGCCCACGCCGGCAGCGGTTTCTGGGGACGCTGGGCCGGCCGCGTCGGCCGCCACAAGGCCGCGTTCAGCGTCGTGGCCCTGCTGGTCGTCGCCGTACTGTCCGTCCCGACCCTGTCGCTGCGGCTGGGCTCCGCCGACGCCGGCAACGACCCGGCCGGCACCACCACCCGCACCGCGTACGACACGCTCGCCGACGGCTTCGGCCCCGGCTCCAACGGTCCTCTGGTCCTGGTCGCTCCGCTGCACGGGCCGGCCGACGCGACTGCCTTCGACACCCTCGCCGCCACCATCCGCCACACCCCCGGCGTCGCTTCCGTGCAGACGGCACCGATTACCGCCGCGACCAGGCTGGGCGTCCTCGACGTCGTCCCCACCAGCGCGCCCCAGGACCGGGCGACCAGCAGCCTCATCCGCAGCCGGCCCCGGCGGTGGGGGCCGGTTACCAGCCGCGGTTGGCGTAGCGTTCGGATTCGGGGAGGGTGTCGCAGTTGA
- a CDS encoding adenylyl cyclase — protein sequence MSVIPTRRTLLRGAAVAAAVPLAGGISAGQALASSASASSSHGHGNDCGHGAAHHGAAQLGPNVLVFDPSMGDAAVQAKVDAVFAKQESNQFGSERFALAFRPGTYNIDINVGFYTHVLGLGAAPGDVVINGHVTVDAQWFEGNGTQNFWRAVENLTIVPPDGLNRWAVAQAGPMRRVHIKGNITLWPSPPGNQWSSGGFLSDSVVDGYVESGSQQQWLSRNSTFGSWTGANWNMVFVGVQGAPAQSFPTPPYTTVDRTPVVREKPFLTVDRHGSYQVFVPALRRNSTGTSWARGGAAGRTIGLSSFFVASPGDSATEINRALDRGQHLLFTPGIYNLSSTIRVTRPGTVVLGLGYTTLRSTHGNTLIEVADVSGVTVAGVLVEAASAHTPVLLRVGNGPSRRRHDSDPTALFDVFARIGGAIAGGAGVSVQIDSNDVFADHLWLWRADHGLDDTVGWAVNPADTGFLVNGDHVTAYGLFVEHYQKYEVLWNGDDGRTYFFQNEHPYDVPRQSAWVHGSTKGYAAYKVADQVREHHAWGLGSYCFFNLEADIYTDRAYEVPDTPGVVFTDLMTVCLNGPGGGGILHAINKAGDPVQNGFGTYNMKAYSNGKAVV from the coding sequence GTGTCTGTCATCCCCACTCGTCGTACCCTGCTGCGCGGCGCTGCCGTCGCCGCCGCGGTGCCGCTGGCCGGCGGCATCTCCGCCGGACAGGCCCTCGCGTCGTCCGCGTCGGCCTCGTCGTCGCACGGGCACGGAAACGATTGCGGCCACGGAGCCGCGCACCACGGAGCCGCGCAACTCGGCCCGAACGTCCTGGTCTTCGACCCGTCCATGGGCGACGCCGCGGTCCAGGCCAAGGTCGACGCCGTGTTCGCCAAGCAGGAGTCCAACCAGTTCGGCAGCGAGCGCTTCGCCCTGGCGTTCCGGCCGGGTACCTACAACATCGACATCAACGTCGGTTTCTACACCCACGTACTCGGTCTCGGAGCCGCCCCCGGCGACGTGGTGATCAACGGTCATGTCACCGTCGACGCCCAGTGGTTCGAGGGCAACGGCACGCAGAACTTCTGGCGCGCCGTGGAGAACCTGACCATCGTGCCGCCGGACGGCCTCAACCGCTGGGCCGTCGCCCAGGCCGGCCCGATGCGCCGGGTCCACATCAAGGGCAACATCACGCTGTGGCCGAGCCCGCCCGGCAACCAGTGGTCCAGCGGCGGCTTCCTGTCCGACAGCGTCGTGGACGGCTATGTCGAGTCCGGCTCGCAGCAGCAGTGGCTGTCCCGCAACAGCACCTTCGGCAGCTGGACCGGCGCCAACTGGAACATGGTCTTCGTCGGCGTCCAGGGCGCACCCGCCCAGTCCTTCCCGACGCCGCCCTACACCACCGTCGACCGTACCCCGGTCGTCCGCGAGAAGCCGTTCCTGACCGTGGACCGGCACGGCTCCTACCAGGTCTTCGTGCCCGCGCTGCGCCGGAACTCCACCGGCACCAGCTGGGCGCGCGGAGGGGCCGCCGGGCGCACCATCGGGCTGTCCAGCTTCTTCGTGGCCAGCCCCGGCGACTCCGCCACCGAGATCAACCGCGCCCTTGACCGCGGGCAGCACCTGCTGTTCACACCCGGCATCTACAACCTGTCCTCCACGATCCGGGTCACCCGGCCGGGCACGGTCGTGCTGGGCCTGGGCTACACGACGCTGCGCTCGACACACGGCAACACGCTGATCGAGGTCGCCGACGTCAGCGGCGTCACCGTCGCCGGCGTGCTCGTCGAAGCGGCCTCGGCGCACACCCCGGTGCTGCTGCGGGTCGGGAACGGGCCCAGTCGGCGCCGCCACGACTCGGACCCCACCGCGCTCTTCGACGTCTTCGCCCGGATCGGCGGCGCCATCGCCGGCGGCGCCGGGGTCAGTGTGCAGATCGACAGCAACGACGTCTTCGCCGACCACTTGTGGCTGTGGCGCGCCGACCACGGACTGGACGACACGGTCGGCTGGGCGGTCAACCCCGCCGACACCGGCTTCCTGGTGAACGGCGACCACGTCACCGCGTACGGGCTGTTCGTGGAGCACTACCAGAAGTACGAAGTGCTGTGGAACGGCGACGACGGCCGCACGTACTTCTTCCAGAACGAGCACCCGTACGACGTACCCAGGCAGAGCGCCTGGGTGCACGGCTCCACCAAGGGCTACGCGGCCTACAAGGTCGCCGACCAGGTCAGGGAGCACCATGCCTGGGGTCTGGGCAGCTACTGCTTCTTCAACCTCGAAGCCGACATCTACACCGACCGCGCCTACGAGGTCCCCGACACGCCCGGTGTCGTCTTCACCGACCTGATGACCGTGTGCCTCAACGGCCCGGGCGGCGGCGGCATCCTGCACGCCATCAACAAGGCCGGCGACCCGGTCCAGAACGGTTTCGGGACGTACAACATGAAGGCGTACAGCAACGGCAAGGCCGTCGTCTGA
- a CDS encoding GMC family oxidoreductase, whose amino-acid sequence MIVLPPCDVVVVGLGAAGGLSATLLADAGLSVVGLEAGPRHGPGEFAPDEISHESRNVLGDAKANHEIPTVRSSPAEQAVPATGTRGLLMMNGVDGSKVHSTNVSWRLSPWNFVSLSAVRRRYGAGAVPPGSTLVDWPLDYTELAPYYDEVEARYGISGQAGNIAGRPQPGGNPYEGPRSGPYPLPPLRQTGYSRMMGEAAHGLGWSPFPTPASIRSQPYAGRGACVYCGSCTWNGCRYGAKALPTLHGLDDAERGGALTVRTGARVTRVLTDEDEAVRGVEFIENATAYRQPARAVVLATYTYENVRLLLLSASPAFPRGLANNAGNVGRHFMTHSFPMTLGVFPGRDLKRWGGTAAQSAAVTEFDADHIDHSGLGFIGGSVLMTPAENKAIFNALWTPPSVPRWGSAWKRWLHENAHSIGWVWTLPDVLPYEQNVLDLDPVARDRDGVPRIRSTYRYFDNEVRQTRFLLDRAAEWLTAAGAAETWHLPTGPTPVSTHAYGGTRMGDDPGTSVVDRWGEAHEVPGLVVLGASTFPTSGGVNPTETVEALAVRSTRHLIGRLNRTRPERCPAPPGEASPAS is encoded by the coding sequence GTGATCGTCCTTCCCCCTTGTGACGTGGTCGTCGTCGGCCTCGGCGCCGCCGGCGGACTGTCCGCGACGCTGCTCGCCGACGCGGGGCTGAGCGTGGTCGGGCTCGAAGCCGGACCCCGGCACGGCCCCGGCGAATTCGCCCCCGACGAGATCAGCCACGAGAGCCGCAACGTCCTCGGCGACGCCAAGGCCAACCACGAGATCCCGACCGTGCGGAGCTCGCCCGCCGAGCAGGCCGTACCGGCGACGGGCACACGCGGCCTGCTGATGATGAACGGCGTGGACGGGTCCAAGGTCCACTCCACCAATGTGAGCTGGCGGCTGTCGCCGTGGAACTTCGTCAGCCTGAGCGCGGTCCGCCGGCGGTACGGCGCCGGCGCGGTACCGCCCGGCTCCACCCTGGTCGACTGGCCGCTCGACTACACCGAGCTGGCCCCCTATTACGACGAGGTCGAGGCCCGCTACGGAATCTCCGGCCAGGCCGGCAACATCGCCGGACGCCCGCAGCCCGGCGGCAACCCGTACGAGGGCCCGCGCAGCGGCCCCTACCCCCTGCCACCCCTTCGGCAGACCGGGTACTCGCGGATGATGGGCGAGGCGGCGCACGGACTGGGCTGGTCCCCGTTCCCCACTCCCGCGTCCATCCGGTCCCAGCCGTACGCCGGGCGCGGCGCCTGCGTCTACTGCGGTTCGTGCACCTGGAACGGGTGCCGGTACGGCGCGAAGGCCCTGCCCACCCTGCACGGCCTGGACGACGCCGAGCGCGGCGGCGCCCTGACCGTGCGTACCGGTGCGCGGGTCACCCGTGTCCTCACCGACGAGGACGAGGCCGTCCGCGGCGTGGAGTTCATCGAGAACGCCACCGCCTACCGGCAGCCGGCCCGCGCGGTCGTGCTCGCGACCTACACCTACGAGAACGTACGGCTGCTGCTCCTGTCGGCGTCGCCCGCCTTCCCGCGCGGGCTGGCCAACAACGCCGGCAACGTCGGCCGGCACTTCATGACCCACAGCTTCCCGATGACCCTCGGTGTCTTTCCCGGCCGCGACCTGAAGCGCTGGGGCGGCACCGCGGCGCAGTCGGCCGCGGTCACCGAGTTCGACGCGGACCATATCGATCACAGCGGTCTCGGCTTCATCGGCGGGTCCGTGCTGATGACACCGGCCGAGAACAAGGCGATCTTCAACGCCCTGTGGACCCCTCCGTCGGTACCGCGCTGGGGCAGCGCGTGGAAGCGCTGGCTGCACGAGAACGCCCACTCGATCGGGTGGGTGTGGACGCTGCCCGATGTCCTGCCGTACGAGCAGAACGTCCTCGACCTGGATCCGGTCGCGCGCGACCGCGACGGCGTGCCGCGGATCCGCAGCACCTACCGGTACTTCGACAACGAAGTGCGCCAGACCCGCTTCCTGCTCGACCGGGCGGCCGAATGGCTGACAGCCGCCGGCGCGGCCGAGACCTGGCACCTGCCGACCGGGCCCACACCGGTGAGCACGCACGCGTACGGCGGCACCCGGATGGGAGACGACCCGGGAACGTCAGTGGTCGACCGCTGGGGCGAGGCCCACGAGGTGCCCGGTCTGGTGGTGCTCGGCGCCTCCACCTTCCCCACCAGCGGCGGGGTCAATCCCACCGAGACGGTGGAGGCTCTTGCCGTGCGCTCGACCCGGCACCTGATCGGCCGGCTCAACCGGACCCGGCCGGAACGATGCCCGGCGCCCCCGGGCGAGGCGAGCCCGGCGTCATGA